The following are from one region of the Fusobacterium varium genome:
- a CDS encoding rubredoxin, with protein MKKYECKVCGYVYDPEIGDPDNGVAAGTAFEDLPEDWVCPLCSVGTDEFEAI; from the coding sequence ATGAAAAAATATGAATGTAAAGTATGCGGATATGTATATGATCCAGAAATCGGAGATCCAGATAACGGAGTAGCAGCAGGAACAGCATTTGAAGATTTACCAGAAGATTGGGTATGTCCTCTATGCTCTGTTGGAACAGATGAATTCGAAGCTATCTAA
- the recA gene encoding recombinase RecA, translating into MAKAKEKNEINEKEKALELAMKQIRKDFGDGSIMKLGDNQNMNVEVISTGSINLDAALGQGGVPRGRIVEIYGAESSGKTTIALHIAAEAQKEGGIVAFIDAEHALDPVYAKALGVDIDELLISQPDYGEQAMEIADMLVRSGAVDLIVVDSVAALVPKTEIDGEMSDQQMGLQARLMSKALRKLTATLNKSKTTMIFINQIRDKIGGFGFGPQTTTTGGKALKFYASVRMEVKRVGQVKQGDEVIGNETLVKITKNKIAPPFKEASFQIMYGKGISRVGEILDMALDNDIVSKSGAWFSFGDIRLGQGKENVKARLENEPELLEKIEEEVRKILNKGKEEESTEEILEVKEGVLDFDEEI; encoded by the coding sequence ATGGCAAAAGCAAAAGAAAAAAATGAGATAAACGAGAAAGAAAAAGCACTTGAACTTGCAATGAAACAGATAAGAAAAGATTTTGGTGATGGGTCTATAATGAAATTAGGAGATAACCAAAATATGAATGTAGAGGTAATCTCTACTGGAAGTATAAATCTTGATGCAGCTTTAGGACAAGGAGGAGTACCTAGAGGAAGAATAGTTGAGATCTATGGAGCAGAGAGTTCAGGTAAAACAACAATAGCTCTTCATATAGCAGCAGAGGCACAAAAAGAGGGAGGAATAGTTGCATTTATAGATGCGGAACATGCTCTTGACCCTGTGTATGCTAAAGCTTTAGGTGTTGATATAGATGAACTTTTAATATCTCAACCAGATTATGGGGAACAAGCTATGGAGATAGCTGATATGTTAGTGAGATCTGGAGCAGTAGATCTTATTGTAGTTGACTCAGTAGCAGCTCTTGTACCTAAGACAGAGATAGATGGAGAGATGTCAGATCAACAGATGGGACTTCAAGCTAGACTTATGTCAAAGGCTCTTAGAAAATTAACAGCAACTTTAAATAAATCAAAGACAACTATGATATTTATAAACCAAATCAGAGATAAGATAGGTGGATTTGGTTTCGGTCCTCAAACAACAACTACTGGAGGAAAAGCTCTGAAATTCTATGCATCTGTTAGAATGGAAGTAAAAAGAGTTGGACAAGTAAAACAAGGTGATGAAGTTATAGGAAATGAAACTTTAGTAAAAATCACTAAAAATAAGATAGCTCCACCATTTAAAGAGGCATCTTTCCAAATTATGTATGGTAAGGGAATCTCAAGAGTTGGAGAGATCTTAGATATGGCTTTAGATAATGATATAGTATCTAAATCAGGAGCTTGGTTTAGTTTTGGAGACATTAGACTTGGACAAGGAAAAGAAAATGTAAAAGCTAGACTTGAAAATGAACCAGAATTATTAGAAAAGATTGAAGAGGAAGTAAGAAAAATTTTAAATAAAGGTAAGGAAGAAGAATCTACAGAAGAGATCTTGGAAGTAAAAGAGGGAGTTTTAGATTTTGATGAGGAGATATAG
- a CDS encoding lipopolysaccharide biosynthesis protein produces MKKVRRGNTYLYFNDEKSLEFFDLIENNRYKLLKVLKDDQRSYVALIEIQGEKYIYKRPIEKNSRKWQRFLSIFRGSESKREFENIEKIREVGLNGAVPYLAVEKKKGLVVYDSYLIYGYIDGRESSFKDIKLIMSELKKIHSLGYLHGDSHMNNFLIKGEKVYLIDTKLLWNKYGGFGRAFEFMYLEESCPQEIDYDKESIYYKGAKGLRNYLTFLAKIKSIRRKKK; encoded by the coding sequence ATGAAAAAAGTAAGAAGAGGAAATACATATTTATATTTTAATGATGAAAAAAGTTTAGAATTTTTTGATTTAATTGAAAATAATAGATATAAACTGCTAAAAGTTTTAAAAGATGATCAGAGAAGTTATGTAGCACTAATAGAAATTCAAGGGGAAAAATATATTTATAAAAGACCGATAGAGAAAAATAGTAGAAAATGGCAGAGGTTTTTATCTATTTTTAGAGGTAGTGAAAGTAAGAGAGAATTTGAAAATATAGAAAAGATTAGAGAAGTAGGACTTAATGGAGCAGTTCCATATTTAGCTGTGGAGAAGAAAAAAGGCTTAGTAGTATATGATTCTTATCTGATCTATGGGTATATAGATGGTAGAGAGAGTAGCTTTAAAGATATAAAATTAATAATGTCAGAGTTAAAAAAGATACATAGCTTAGGTTATCTGCATGGAGACTCACATATGAATAATTTCCTTATAAAAGGAGAAAAGGTATATCTTATTGATACAAAACTTCTTTGGAATAAATATGGAGGATTTGGAAGAGCTTTTGAATTTATGTATCTAGAGGAGAGCTGCCCTCAAGAGATAGATTATGATAAAGAGAGCATATATTATAAGGGAGCAAAGGGATTAAGAAACTATTTAACTTTTTTAGCTAAAATAAAAAGTATTAGGAGAAAAAAGAAGTGA
- a CDS encoding glycosyltransferase family 9 protein — protein MKRVVKIRILVIHTAFIGDIVLSTPLLRKIKDVYPNSDITYVTTPAGAAILRNNPNISEIIEYDKRGKHKGILGIYQLGKRLKYENFNLVITPHRYMRSSILSWLTGSPVRKGYKTADLSFLYTEKIEYDKKKHEVEKLLSFISKDTDKRYEIELYPNIKDIEKVDEMLKGYGDKKIVVIAPGSKWFTKKWPLEYFNEVLKELKNREDIILAVVGGNEERALNIETGGNIVDFRGKTTLLELAELIRRAELIVTNDSSPIHIASAWKNVKILAIFGPTVKELGFFPWSKNSVVFQREELKCRPCSLHGGDKCPEKHFKCMVDIKPELILDEIYKTIGRE, from the coding sequence TTGAAGAGGGTGGTAAAAATTAGGATATTAGTTATACATACAGCATTTATAGGGGATATAGTTTTATCAACTCCTTTGTTAAGAAAGATAAAAGATGTATATCCAAATAGTGATATTACCTATGTTACAACTCCAGCAGGAGCAGCAATTTTAAGAAATAACCCAAACATAAGTGAGATTATTGAGTATGATAAGAGAGGAAAGCATAAGGGGATATTAGGAATATATCAATTAGGAAAAAGATTGAAGTATGAAAATTTTAATTTGGTTATAACACCACATAGATATATGAGAAGTTCAATTCTCTCATGGCTTACAGGTTCCCCAGTGAGAAAAGGATATAAAACTGCTGATCTATCATTTCTTTATACAGAGAAGATTGAGTATGATAAGAAAAAGCATGAGGTTGAAAAACTTCTATCTTTTATCTCTAAAGATACAGATAAAAGATATGAGATAGAATTATATCCAAATATTAAAGATATTGAAAAAGTTGATGAGATGTTAAAAGGGTATGGAGATAAAAAGATAGTTGTTATAGCTCCAGGAAGTAAATGGTTTACTAAAAAATGGCCTTTAGAATATTTCAACGAAGTATTAAAAGAACTAAAAAATAGAGAAGATATTATCTTAGCTGTTGTAGGAGGAAATGAAGAGAGAGCCTTAAATATAGAAACTGGAGGAAATATAGTTGATTTTAGAGGGAAAACAACACTTTTAGAATTAGCTGAATTAATAAGAAGAGCAGAGTTAATAGTAACTAATGATTCTTCTCCAATCCATATAGCATCAGCATGGAAAAATGTAAAAATTCTTGCTATATTTGGTCCAACTGTAAAAGAGTTAGGATTTTTCCCTTGGTCAAAAAATAGTGTAGTTTTTCAAAGGGAAGAGTTAAAGTGTAGACCATGTTCGCTACATGGTGGGGATAAGTGTCCAGAGAAACATTTTAAATGTATGGTAGATATAAAGCCAGAACTTATTTTAGATGAGATTTATAAAACTATTGGAAGAGAATAG
- a CDS encoding glycosyltransferase family 9 protein — MKILVIRLSSIGDIILTTPVLKAFKEKYPEATIDFLVLDKFKAAIEGLPYIDNLILFNKKENDGLKNMKIFAEKLRENGYDYVFDLHSKLRSKVISKHLGIKCYRYKKRSWWKTLLVKLRLIKYEVDDTIVKNYFGAFKDFGLEYKGEDLTFSFPNGIEEKFNEYVDLPVMAPGASKNTKKWTPEGFGTLAKLIFEKYGKETVLIGGKEDIEVCNKINEISGGHTINLAGKLSLKESGALLSRAKFLVTNDSGPFHIARGVKCKTFVIFGPTSPGMFDFGEDDTLIYSGESCAPCSLHGDKVCPKHHFNCMKNIKGEMILKEIEKKIKL; from the coding sequence GTGAAAATATTAGTTATAAGGCTTAGTTCAATAGGGGATATAATATTGACTACACCTGTATTAAAAGCTTTTAAGGAAAAGTATCCAGAGGCAACTATAGATTTTCTTGTATTGGATAAATTTAAAGCTGCAATAGAGGGATTACCATATATAGATAATCTAATTCTTTTTAATAAAAAAGAGAATGATGGATTAAAAAATATGAAGATCTTTGCAGAAAAATTAAGAGAAAATGGATATGATTATGTTTTTGATCTTCATTCAAAGCTGAGATCAAAGGTTATATCTAAACATTTAGGGATTAAATGTTATAGATATAAAAAAAGAAGTTGGTGGAAAACACTTTTAGTTAAATTAAGATTGATAAAATATGAAGTAGATGATACTATAGTAAAAAATTATTTTGGTGCATTTAAAGATTTTGGATTGGAGTATAAAGGGGAAGATCTAACTTTTTCTTTTCCTAATGGAATAGAAGAGAAGTTTAATGAATATGTTGATCTACCAGTAATGGCTCCTGGAGCATCAAAAAATACAAAAAAATGGACTCCTGAAGGGTTTGGAACTCTAGCTAAACTTATTTTTGAAAAATATGGAAAGGAAACTGTTCTCATAGGTGGAAAAGAGGATATAGAAGTTTGTAATAAGATCAATGAGATCAGTGGTGGGCACACAATAAATTTAGCTGGAAAGTTATCACTTAAAGAGAGTGGGGCTTTATTAAGTAGAGCTAAATTTTTAGTCACTAATGATTCAGGACCGTTTCATATAGCTAGAGGGGTTAAATGTAAAACCTTTGTTATATTTGGACCTACAAGTCCAGGAATGTTTGACTTTGGAGAAGATGATACATTAATTTATAGTGGTGAAAGTTGTGCTCCTTGCAGTTTACATGGAGATAAAGTTTGCCCTAAACATCACTTTAATTGTATGAAGAATATAAAAGGTGAGATGATTTTAAAAGAGATAGAGAAAAAAATAAAATTATAA
- a CDS encoding transcriptional repressor produces MSLEIMDIGEYLKEHSIKPSYQRMKVFQYLQKNKNHPTVDMIYKALCTEIPTLSKTTVYNTLNLFIEKKIANILVIEENETRYDATMNVHGHFKCEKCGKIFDIDVDKRLLDTKNLENFEIKEQHLYFKGICQDCLNK; encoded by the coding sequence ATGAGCTTAGAGATAATGGATATAGGTGAATATTTAAAAGAACATTCTATAAAGCCTTCATATCAAAGAATGAAAGTATTTCAATATTTACAAAAAAATAAAAATCATCCAACAGTGGATATGATATATAAAGCTCTATGTACAGAGATTCCTACTTTATCTAAAACAACAGTTTATAATACATTAAATTTATTCATAGAGAAAAAAATAGCTAATATCTTAGTAATAGAAGAAAATGAAACAAGATATGATGCTACAATGAATGTCCATGGGCATTTTAAATGTGAAAAGTGTGGAAAGATTTTCGATATAGATGTAGATAAAAGATTGCTAGATACAAAGAATCTTGAAAATTTTGAGATAAAGGAACAACACCTTTATTTTAAAGGAATTTGTCAAGACTGCTTGAATAAATAG
- a CDS encoding glycosyltransferase family 9 protein — translation MEIKRIIVSRTDKIGDLILSIPSFFMVKKMYPQAELVVLVRKYNYEIVKNLPYVDRIIKIDDYSQNELIDKIAYFKADVFIALYNDSFVAKLARASKAKIKIGPLSKLSSFFTYNKGVWQKRSKSEKNEGKYNLDLIKQLDPNLFQKEYELETKIYIEDKHRQAVEMFFKTNNIKGQSIVINPFIGGSAKNIKDEEYARLIKNFKKRNRDVNVIITCHISDEERGLKLIKEANSMGVYLYANGGDLLNIAAIIDRCDVYLGASTGPTHMAGALKKRIVAIYPNKKTQSITRWGVLGDDKVYYLVPDKDNPKEDYKNPYFDTYDRDMELDLILALERALKLEEGGKN, via the coding sequence ATGGAGATTAAAAGAATAATAGTATCGAGAACAGATAAAATAGGGGATTTGATACTTTCTATTCCAAGTTTTTTTATGGTAAAAAAGATGTATCCACAAGCTGAATTAGTAGTATTAGTAAGAAAATATAACTATGAGATTGTAAAGAATTTACCATATGTAGATAGGATAATTAAGATAGATGATTACTCACAAAATGAGTTAATAGACAAGATAGCTTATTTTAAAGCAGATGTGTTTATAGCACTGTATAATGATTCGTTTGTGGCAAAATTAGCAAGAGCGAGTAAAGCTAAGATAAAGATAGGACCATTGTCTAAATTATCATCTTTTTTCACTTACAATAAAGGTGTTTGGCAAAAGAGATCTAAATCAGAAAAAAATGAGGGAAAATATAATTTAGATTTAATCAAACAATTAGATCCAAATCTATTTCAAAAAGAGTATGAATTAGAGACAAAAATCTATATAGAGGATAAGCATAGACAAGCAGTAGAAATGTTCTTTAAAACTAATAACATAAAGGGACAAAGTATAGTAATAAATCCTTTTATAGGTGGATCTGCTAAAAATATTAAAGATGAAGAGTATGCTAGACTTATAAAGAATTTTAAGAAGAGAAATAGAGATGTGAATGTAATTATAACTTGCCACATATCTGATGAGGAGAGAGGATTAAAACTAATAAAAGAGGCTAACTCAATGGGAGTATATCTATACGCTAATGGTGGGGATCTTTTAAATATAGCTGCTATTATAGATAGATGTGATGTATATTTAGGAGCATCAACAGGACCAACACATATGGCAGGAGCATTAAAAAAGAGAATAGTTGCTATCTATCCTAATAAGAAAACTCAAAGCATTACAAGATGGGGAGTTTTAGGAGATGATAAAGTTTATTATTTAGTTCCAGATAAAGATAATCCAAAAGAAGATTATAAAAACCCTTATTTTGATACTTATGATAGAGATATGGAGTTAGATTTGATACTTGCTTTAGAAAGAGCTTTAAAGCTTGAAGAGGGTGGTAAAAATTAG
- a CDS encoding desulfoferrodoxin, which yields MNKNDLLKCKECGMIMEIVSLGKECGVAKPEVEVLEAKTQDAATEKHVPYVEERENGYLVKVGKEAKHPMLEAHYIEFIELIIDGDKLYRKYLNPGDEPEAFFEIAKGKDVVAREYCNIHGLWKNR from the coding sequence ATGAACAAAAATGATCTTTTAAAATGTAAAGAGTGTGGAATGATAATGGAAATTGTATCACTTGGTAAAGAGTGTGGAGTAGCAAAACCAGAAGTTGAAGTATTAGAGGCAAAAACTCAAGATGCAGCAACTGAAAAACATGTTCCTTATGTTGAAGAAAGAGAAAATGGTTACTTAGTAAAAGTTGGTAAAGAGGCAAAACATCCAATGCTTGAAGCACACTATATTGAATTTATAGAACTTATAATAGATGGAGATAAACTTTATAGAAAATATTTAAACCCTGGAGATGAACCTGAAGCTTTCTTTGAAATTGCTAAAGGAAAAGATGTTGTAGCAAGAGAATATTGTAATATTCATGGTTTATGGAAAAACAGATAG
- the pflB gene encoding formate C-acetyltransferase, with the protein MKYWNGFVGELWKNEINVRDFIQCNYTPYTGDDSFLEDATENTKKVWNKLTEMFKVEREKGIYDAETKIPQAIDAYGPGYIDKDAEVIVGLQTDAPLKRGIFPKGGLRMVKNSLEAFGYEIDPLTEEIFTKYRKTHNEGVFSAYTDEMKACRKSGIITGLPDAYGRGRIIGDYRRVPLYGVDRLIEDKQQQMKVLEVAEMDDETIRRREEIFEQIKALKSFVKMGQAYGFDLSRPAENAKEAVQYLYFGYLAAVKDQDGAAMSLGRTSTFLDIYIQRDLENGVITEKEAQELIDQFIIKLRIVRFLRTPEYDALFSGDPTWTTESLGGQGVDGRTLVTKTSFRYLHTLYNLGPAPEPNMTVLWSVSSPENWKNFCAKVSIDTSAVQYENDDLMRPEFGDDYGIACCVSPMKIGKGMQFFGARANLPKTLLYALNGGRDEKSGVQVAPKFAPVTGDYLEFKDVMEKFEQMMKWLAGVYVNALKIIHYMHDKYAYEAFEMALHDLDIERTQATGIAGLSIVADSLAAIRDSKVKVIRNESGLIVDFEREGEYVPFGNNEDSTDDLAVMVTEKFMNYLRTHETYRHSRATQSILTITSNVVYGKKTGNTPDGRRAGAPFSPGANPMNGRDTRGAIASLASVAKLPFHHANDGISYTFAIAPNALGKTAEDRIENLVSMMDGYFTPQGGQHLNVNVFNRELLEDAMENPEKYPQLTIRVSGYAVNFVRLTREQQLDVLSRTINSKM; encoded by the coding sequence ATGAAATATTGGAATGGTTTTGTAGGGGAACTTTGGAAAAATGAGATCAATGTAAGAGATTTTATTCAATGTAACTATACTCCATATACTGGAGATGACTCTTTCTTAGAAGATGCAACAGAAAATACTAAAAAAGTATGGAACAAACTTACAGAGATGTTCAAAGTTGAAAGAGAAAAGGGAATTTATGATGCAGAAACAAAAATTCCTCAAGCTATTGATGCTTATGGACCAGGATATATTGATAAAGATGCTGAAGTTATAGTTGGACTTCAAACAGATGCACCTTTAAAAAGAGGAATTTTCCCTAAAGGTGGATTAAGAATGGTAAAAAACTCTTTAGAAGCTTTTGGATATGAGATTGATCCTTTAACTGAAGAGATATTTACAAAATATAGAAAAACTCACAATGAGGGAGTATTCTCAGCTTATACTGATGAGATGAAAGCTTGTAGAAAATCAGGAATTATTACTGGACTTCCAGATGCTTATGGAAGAGGAAGAATAATAGGTGACTATAGAAGAGTACCTCTTTATGGAGTAGATAGACTGATAGAAGATAAACAACAACAAATGAAAGTTCTTGAAGTTGCAGAGATGGATGATGAAACTATCAGAAGAAGAGAAGAAATTTTTGAACAGATAAAAGCTTTAAAAAGTTTTGTAAAAATGGGACAAGCTTACGGATTTGATCTTTCAAGACCAGCTGAAAATGCAAAAGAAGCAGTACAATATCTATACTTTGGATATTTAGCAGCTGTAAAAGATCAAGATGGAGCAGCTATGTCACTAGGAAGAACATCTACTTTCTTAGATATCTATATTCAAAGAGATCTAGAAAATGGAGTTATTACAGAAAAAGAAGCTCAAGAGCTAATTGATCAATTTATTATAAAATTAAGAATAGTTAGATTCTTAAGAACTCCTGAATATGATGCACTATTCTCTGGAGATCCAACTTGGACAACAGAATCTCTTGGAGGACAAGGAGTAGACGGAAGAACTTTAGTAACAAAAACATCATTTAGATATTTACATACTCTATATAACTTAGGACCAGCACCAGAACCAAATATGACAGTTCTATGGTCAGTAAGCTCTCCAGAAAATTGGAAAAACTTCTGTGCAAAAGTATCTATTGATACATCAGCAGTTCAATATGAAAATGATGATCTAATGAGACCAGAATTTGGTGATGATTATGGAATCGCTTGTTGTGTATCTCCTATGAAAATAGGAAAAGGAATGCAATTCTTTGGAGCTAGAGCAAACTTACCAAAAACTTTACTATATGCTTTAAACGGTGGAAGAGATGAGAAAAGTGGAGTTCAAGTTGCACCAAAATTTGCTCCAGTAACAGGAGATTACCTAGAGTTTAAAGATGTAATGGAAAAATTTGAGCAAATGATGAAGTGGCTTGCTGGAGTTTATGTAAATGCACTAAAAATAATTCACTATATGCATGATAAATATGCTTACGAAGCTTTTGAAATGGCTCTTCATGATTTAGATATTGAAAGAACTCAAGCAACTGGAATAGCTGGACTTTCAATAGTAGCAGACTCATTAGCGGCTATAAGAGATAGCAAAGTAAAAGTTATAAGAAATGAAAGTGGACTTATTGTTGACTTTGAAAGAGAAGGAGAATATGTTCCATTTGGAAATAATGAAGATTCTACAGATGATCTTGCTGTAATGGTAACAGAAAAATTCATGAACTACCTAAGAACTCATGAAACATATAGACACTCAAGAGCTACTCAATCAATTCTTACAATAACATCAAATGTTGTATATGGTAAGAAAACAGGAAATACTCCTGATGGAAGAAGAGCAGGAGCTCCATTCTCTCCAGGAGCTAACCCAATGAATGGAAGAGATACAAGAGGAGCAATAGCATCTCTAGCATCAGTAGCTAAACTTCCATTCCACCATGCAAATGATGGAATATCTTATACATTTGCAATAGCTCCAAATGCACTAGGAAAAACAGCTGAAGACAGAATAGAAAATCTTGTTTCTATGATGGATGGATATTTCACTCCACAAGGGGGACAACATCTAAATGTCAATGTATTTAATAGAGAGCTACTTGAAGATGCAATGGAAAATCCTGAAAAATATCCTCAATTAACTATTAGAGTTTCTGGATATGCAGTAAACTTTGTAAGATTAACTAGGGAACAACAATTAGATGTTCTTTCAAGAACAATTAATAGTAAAATGTAA
- a CDS encoding RecX family transcriptional regulator produces MRRYSLKGNKIYFDEEFFIDLNKQTIAEYELQKRNEISEEEYYEIIRRRVLSMGYFLLSKKDYPIKEFTTKLITKYREKEIVEEIIDEFIEKGYLDDMEYGRCYIKTHNYGRKKMEFMLFQKGLSSDIIRELLNDNSDNELEEIKRLWLRLGEKEKDKKIVSLMRKGFQYRDIKKAISELE; encoded by the coding sequence ATGAGGAGATATAGTCTAAAAGGAAATAAAATATATTTTGATGAAGAATTTTTTATTGACTTGAACAAGCAGACTATAGCAGAATATGAGCTTCAAAAGAGAAATGAGATCTCAGAAGAAGAGTATTACGAAATTATAAGAAGAAGGGTTTTAAGTATGGGATATTTCCTATTGAGCAAAAAGGATTATCCTATTAAAGAGTTTACAACAAAACTTATTACAAAATATCGTGAAAAAGAGATAGTAGAAGAGATAATAGATGAATTTATAGAAAAAGGTTATTTAGATGATATGGAATATGGAAGATGCTATATAAAAACTCACAATTATGGGAGAAAAAAAATGGAGTTTATGCTTTTCCAAAAGGGGTTATCTTCAGATATCATAAGGGAATTATTAAATGATAATTCTGATAATGAATTAGAAGAGATAAAAAGATTATGGTTAAGACTTGGAGAGAAGGAAAAGGATAAAAAAATAGTTTCTCTTATGAGAAAAGGGTTTCAATATAGGGATATAAAAAAAGCAATTTCAGAATTAGAATAG
- a CDS encoding rubredoxin has translation MRKYECEVCGYIYDPEIGDPDNGIAAGTAFEDLPEDWVCPLCSAGKDDFLAK, from the coding sequence ATGAGAAAATATGAATGCGAAGTTTGTGGATATATATATGATCCAGAAATCGGAGATCCAGATAATGGAATAGCAGCAGGAACAGCGTTTGAAGATTTACCAGAAGATTGGGTATGTCCACTATGTTCTGCAGGAAAAGATGATTTTTTAGCAAAATAG
- a CDS encoding glycosyltransferase family 2 protein, whose translation MKLSAAIMTFNEEKNLDRTLKALEDICDEIVIVDSGSTDRTKEIADKYKAKFINQKWLGYGKQRNVAIDNCSGKWILAVDADEELSPQLKEKIKEIIESNDESKKVYEINRLSVCFGKKIKHGGWGTSYAVRLFLKGAGKFNDNTVHESFVTDEKVYQIKEDIYHHSYLTLEDYFSKFNRYTTEGALEYYKKGKKASIFQIAFNPLYKFIRMYIIRLGFLDGVEGFLLASTSSLYSMVKYFKLREIYRNGSYIDDKKGAKNGD comes from the coding sequence ATGAAACTATCAGCTGCAATAATGACTTTTAATGAAGAGAAAAATTTAGATAGAACTTTAAAAGCTTTAGAGGATATATGTGATGAGATTGTAATAGTTGATAGTGGATCAACAGATAGAACAAAAGAGATAGCAGATAAATATAAGGCTAAATTTATTAATCAAAAATGGTTAGGTTATGGAAAGCAAAGAAATGTTGCAATAGATAATTGTAGCGGAAAGTGGATATTGGCAGTTGATGCTGATGAGGAGCTATCTCCACAGTTAAAAGAAAAGATAAAAGAGATAATAGAAAGCAATGATGAAAGTAAAAAAGTTTATGAGATAAATAGATTATCAGTATGTTTTGGAAAAAAAATAAAACATGGTGGTTGGGGAACTTCATATGCTGTAAGATTGTTCTTAAAGGGAGCAGGAAAATTTAATGATAATACAGTACATGAAAGTTTTGTAACAGATGAAAAAGTATATCAGATAAAAGAGGATATATATCATCATAGCTATTTGACTTTAGAAGATTATTTTAGTAAATTCAATAGATATACAACTGAAGGAGCATTAGAATATTATAAAAAAGGAAAAAAGGCTAGTATATTTCAAATAGCTTTTAACCCATTATATAAATTTATTAGAATGTATATAATAAGACTGGGATTTTTAGATGGAGTAGAAGGATTTCTATTAGCTTCAACAAGTTCGTTATATTCAATGGTAAAATATTTTAAATTGAGAGAGATCTATAGAAATGGAAGTTATATAGATGATAAAAAGGGAGCAAAGAATGGAGATTAA
- a CDS encoding 1-acyl-sn-glycerol-3-phosphate acyltransferase, whose protein sequence is MLGLILASLTGFFLFSFISIAYLPKIKTMEERAGVEYAREKLKWLSKHILKSLDVKLDIKYKNRDAIDSLDKKEGIIFVCNHQSNLDIPAIVTALHMDVGFVAKHEMKRWPFFGTWMKKSNCVFLNRENPREGIKDIKKAVELIKKGYPTVIFPEGERSLTGKILNFKKGSFKLATETNGIIVPLTLKGTYDIQPRGTLKMARGKKVTLVVDEPIFVKNLSKDEEKVLATIVRDKIVENFEKI, encoded by the coding sequence ATGTTAGGTTTAATTTTAGCTTCATTAACAGGATTTTTTTTATTCTCTTTTATAAGTATAGCTTATCTTCCTAAGATTAAAACAATGGAAGAAAGAGCAGGAGTAGAGTATGCAAGAGAAAAATTAAAGTGGCTATCTAAACATATTTTAAAAAGTTTAGATGTAAAATTAGATATAAAATATAAGAATAGAGATGCTATAGATTCTCTAGATAAAAAAGAGGGAATTATTTTTGTATGCAACCATCAAAGTAATTTAGATATTCCTGCTATTGTAACAGCTCTTCATATGGATGTTGGATTTGTAGCTAAACATGAGATGAAGAGATGGCCTTTTTTTGGAACTTGGATGAAAAAAAGTAACTGTGTATTTTTAAATAGAGAAAACCCAAGAGAGGGAATAAAGGATATAAAAAAAGCAGTTGAACTTATAAAAAAAGGTTATCCTACTGTAATTTTTCCAGAGGGAGAAAGAAGTTTGACTGGGAAAATATTGAATTTTAAAAAAGGTAGTTTTAAATTGGCAACTGAAACTAATGGGATTATAGTTCCTTTAACATTAAAGGGTACTTATGATATTCAGCCAAGAGGGACATTGAAAATGGCAAGGGGGAAAAAGGTAACCCTTGTAGTAGATGAACCTATCTTTGTAAAAAATCTTTCAAAAGATGAGGAAAAGGTCCTAGCTACTATTGTTAGAGATAAAATAGTAGAAAATTTTGAGAAGATATAA